A genome region from Flavobacterium sp. CFS9 includes the following:
- a CDS encoding DUF4625 domain-containing protein, which yields MRTSKMLLAFLATGFAFTGCDSDKTEIDTEYPVIDVSAANAFPIQCSTITRGQKITFRAKFSDNAQLGSYSLDIHHNFDHHNHSTEVASCNEDPVKKPVNPMLYINSITIPSGQKSFEAVQEIEIPQNIDAGDYHFLIRLTDKEGWQTIKGLSIKIL from the coding sequence ATGAGAACTTCAAAAATGCTTTTGGCTTTTTTGGCAACCGGCTTTGCTTTCACAGGCTGTGACAGTGATAAAACTGAAATTGACACCGAATATCCTGTAATTGATGTTTCGGCAGCAAATGCATTTCCGATACAATGCAGTACGATTACCCGCGGACAAAAAATTACTTTCAGAGCAAAGTTCTCAGACAACGCACAACTGGGATCTTATAGTCTGGACATTCACCACAATTTCGACCATCACAATCACAGTACCGAAGTAGCGTCCTGCAATGAGGATCCAGTCAAAAAACCGGTAAACCCAATGCTTTACATCAATTCGATTACGATTCCTTCCGGGCAAAAGAGTTTTGAAGCTGTTCAGGAAATCGAAATTCCACAAAACATTGATGCCGGAGATTATCATTTTCTCATTCGTTTAACCGATAAGGAAGGCTGGCAGACGATCAAAGGTTTGAGTATTAAAATATTATAA
- a CDS encoding DUF4625 domain-containing protein — MNSINQPNALMKTLKLILLFLAVSLSFTSCSNDDDKEVLKPKAENIEIGTANNKKALIGRDFHFNADVLAGDKIADVQLKILPIKGETYTKDWKFELSWAEFKGTKNTNVHKHFNIPADAPEGKFDFFFIVTDENGSTLEIKEIITITDPANLPVDPVIGRDNLSRNDNLIYYMNTWVEPELIFKKNDLLTAHAQISQIMGDGILYSVLIKKSANYYPESIDKLDLKKVIVLSKVEHKGLGPASKITTLQKINGVLGGQSITIGAATDFEGTPITGDKAWQSGTYNWVILYKNTTHNISIFKSMPITINF, encoded by the coding sequence ATGAATTCAATCAATCAACCCAATGCCCTTATGAAAACGCTAAAATTAATACTGCTCTTTCTGGCTGTTTCTCTGTCTTTTACATCCTGTAGTAATGATGACGACAAAGAAGTTCTAAAGCCCAAAGCGGAAAATATTGAAATTGGTACTGCCAACAATAAAAAGGCCCTGATTGGCCGTGACTTTCACTTTAATGCCGATGTACTTGCCGGAGATAAAATTGCCGATGTGCAGTTGAAAATCCTTCCTATAAAAGGCGAAACTTATACCAAAGACTGGAAATTTGAATTGTCCTGGGCAGAATTTAAAGGCACGAAAAATACTAACGTACACAAGCACTTCAATATTCCGGCCGATGCTCCGGAAGGCAAATTTGATTTCTTCTTTATTGTTACAGACGAAAATGGCTCCACTCTTGAAATTAAAGAGATCATTACCATTACAGACCCTGCTAATTTGCCTGTCGATCCCGTAATTGGCCGCGATAATCTGTCCCGAAACGATAATCTGATTTACTACATGAATACCTGGGTTGAACCGGAACTTATCTTCAAAAAAAATGATCTTCTGACGGCGCATGCTCAGATAAGTCAAATTATGGGGGATGGAATTTTATATTCTGTTTTGATTAAAAAAAGTGCCAATTATTATCCTGAAAGTATCGACAAACTCGATTTGAAGAAAGTTATTGTCCTTTCAAAAGTCGAACATAAGGGTCTGGGGCCTGCTTCAAAAATTACTACCCTACAAAAAATAAACGGTGTTCTGGGCGGTCAAAGCATCACTATTGGTGCGGCTACAGATTTCGAAGGAACTCCAATAACGGGTGACAAAGCATGGCAATCCGGAACCTACAATTGGGTGATACTTTATAAAAATACAACACACAATATCAGCATCTTTAAATCGATGCCTATTACCATTAATTTTTAA
- a CDS encoding multidrug efflux SMR transporter, translating into MNWIILIIAGLFEVSFATCLGKAKEATGTDVYLWYTGFFVSLTISMLLLIKATETLPIGTAYAVWTGIGAVGTVLMGIFIFKEPADFWRLFFLFTLVSSIIGLKAVSH; encoded by the coding sequence ATGAACTGGATTATTCTAATTATTGCGGGACTGTTTGAAGTCTCTTTTGCAACTTGTCTCGGAAAAGCCAAAGAAGCAACCGGTACCGATGTTTATTTATGGTACACTGGCTTTTTTGTATCACTGACCATAAGCATGCTGTTACTGATTAAAGCCACTGAAACCTTGCCTATTGGAACGGCCTATGCGGTATGGACCGGAATTGGAGCTGTGGGAACGGTGCTGATGGGAATTTTTATTTTTAAAGAACCAGCCGACTTCTGGCGATTATTTTTTTTGTTTACTCTGGTAAGTTCGATTATCGGACTGAAAGCGGTATCACATTAA
- a CDS encoding DM13 domain-containing protein, translating into MRTLLSLIAILILFGCESEGELTREKIGSMVVSPEATLLSVGTFEAESGNTVTGSARIYKEGDLYKVSLKDFSISSGPDLKVYLSKTNLPDSFVNLGSLGTGNSQTYTIPAGVNLAAYPYVLIHCQQFNHLFATAALKSNSL; encoded by the coding sequence ATGAGAACACTACTTTCTTTAATCGCTATTTTAATACTCTTCGGATGTGAATCAGAAGGAGAATTAACCCGTGAAAAAATTGGTTCAATGGTGGTTTCTCCGGAAGCAACTTTGCTTTCTGTGGGAACCTTTGAAGCTGAATCGGGCAATACTGTTACCGGTTCGGCCCGTATTTATAAAGAAGGTGATTTGTATAAAGTATCACTTAAAGATTTTAGCATTTCCAGTGGACCTGATCTTAAGGTTTATCTTTCTAAAACCAATCTACCGGACAGTTTTGTAAATCTGGGTAGCTTAGGAACTGGAAATTCACAAACCTATACGATCCCGGCAGGAGTAAATTTAGCGGCCTATCCTTATGTACTAATTCATTGTCAGCAATTCAATCATCTTTTTGCCACTGCTGCTTTAAAATCTAACTCATTATGA
- a CDS encoding Crp/Fnr family transcriptional regulator encodes MHIDTILDNIFPLPEESKNALKLCISEIKYPKGHILLNAGKVESALYFIKKGIVRAYVEENDNEVTFWFGKEGQTVVSMKSYVEEQKGYETIELLEDCELYELKKAHLQQLFDTDIHIANWGRKFAEQELVKTEERLISRQFRNATDRYLELMKYHPELLQRIQLGHIASYLGITQVSLSRIRADLK; translated from the coding sequence ATGCACATAGATACCATTCTTGACAACATCTTTCCGCTTCCTGAGGAATCCAAAAATGCGCTGAAGCTTTGCATTAGTGAAATAAAATATCCCAAAGGACATATACTGTTAAATGCCGGAAAGGTTGAATCTGCGCTTTATTTTATAAAAAAAGGAATCGTACGGGCATATGTTGAGGAGAATGATAATGAAGTTACGTTTTGGTTTGGAAAAGAAGGACAAACGGTTGTTTCGATGAAAAGTTATGTGGAAGAACAAAAAGGTTATGAAACAATAGAACTTTTGGAAGACTGCGAACTCTACGAATTAAAAAAAGCACATCTTCAACAATTGTTTGATACCGATATCCATATTGCCAATTGGGGCAGGAAGTTTGCCGAACAGGAACTTGTTAAAACCGAAGAACGCCTGATTTCAAGGCAATTCAGAAATGCCACTGATCGCTATCTCGAACTTATGAAATACCATCCAGAACTGCTTCAAAGAATTCAACTGGGACATATTGCCTCCTATCTTGGCATTACACAGGTTAGTCTGAGCAGAATCAGAGCTGATCTGAAATAA
- a CDS encoding TonB-dependent receptor, whose protein sequence is MNKTKSNQLRTYCVLLFCFVLVTKVAAQSVRVSGTVFSKDQKPLEGALVTLYPAHISTITNKKGEYFLNQVPKNTKRLTVTYSGYASYETAIAINQNTIVLPAIFLQPEIQELSEVVISEGYEVRRKKQESLNLEIVNSSFIQRNLGGSLMQSLQRLPGVKTISIGSGGSKPLIRGLSFNQVIVVENGIKHEGQQWGADHGLEIDQYAVNRVAIIKGPSSFMYGSDAIGGAINIQPVPFPAPHVLGGTVDFTGKSNNEQFGGSINFYGRNEKWFFDSRMTVMDYGDYRVPTDTVHVYNYAVPLYKNHLRNTAGRELDVHASTGYVTDRLKSVFYFSNIYTKSGFFANAHGLEPRKVDTELHDRSSRDILMPFQEVTHTKISNTTSFSSGSHRFEAQLGFQKNFRREWSHYVNHGYMPPLYPTDMYAPKDLERQYDKEVFTAAFKDEFSFGNHQFIAGINAEQQQNSINGWSFLIPAFKQFNAGGFVYDKIQLNELWLLHAAVRLDYGKIKMKQYTDWFPSEVTENGQTTSEYLKRSEDLTRVFQSFNWSAGVNYTPGQWSLKANLGTSFRMPIAKELASNGVNYHYFRFEKGNPNLAAERSYQLDLGMEWKNTKWSFQLSPFFNYFPNYIYLNPTSQHDIYYGAGNQVFEYEQSKVMRYGGELQLRYQFLENLSGEVLAEYLYSEQMSGAKKGYTLPFSPPPSVLFGMTYNPKIKGLTESYFSLDYRFTAEQDQIVPPEKKTASSNVFNLAMGTKLKTGSQDFIISLQVQNLFNTKYLNHTSFYRLIELPEAGRNIILSLKIPFLIHK, encoded by the coding sequence ATGAACAAGACTAAGTCAAATCAATTGCGGACTTATTGCGTGCTGCTCTTTTGTTTTGTTTTGGTTACAAAAGTAGCAGCCCAATCCGTTCGTGTTTCCGGCACCGTATTTTCTAAGGATCAAAAACCTTTGGAAGGTGCTTTGGTTACGCTGTATCCGGCTCATATTAGCACTATAACCAACAAAAAAGGAGAGTATTTCCTCAATCAGGTTCCTAAAAACACAAAGCGATTAACAGTAACCTATTCCGGGTATGCTTCTTATGAAACAGCAATTGCTATAAATCAGAACACAATTGTACTCCCTGCTATTTTCTTACAACCGGAAATACAGGAGTTATCAGAAGTTGTTATTAGCGAAGGCTATGAAGTACGTCGCAAAAAACAGGAATCCCTTAATCTTGAAATCGTAAACAGCAGTTTCATCCAGCGCAATCTTGGCGGAAGCTTAATGCAGTCTTTGCAAAGACTTCCGGGGGTTAAAACCATTTCTATTGGTTCTGGCGGCTCCAAACCACTGATTCGCGGACTGAGTTTTAATCAGGTCATTGTGGTTGAAAACGGTATCAAACACGAAGGTCAGCAATGGGGAGCAGATCACGGTTTGGAAATCGATCAATATGCGGTGAACCGCGTGGCAATCATTAAAGGTCCGTCATCGTTTATGTACGGTTCTGATGCGATTGGCGGCGCTATAAACATACAGCCTGTACCTTTTCCTGCTCCCCATGTGTTGGGCGGAACAGTTGATTTTACAGGCAAAAGTAATAACGAACAATTTGGAGGGTCGATCAATTTCTACGGTCGAAACGAAAAATGGTTCTTTGATTCCAGAATGACTGTTATGGATTACGGAGATTATCGCGTTCCTACTGATACTGTACACGTTTACAATTATGCTGTTCCATTATACAAAAATCACTTGCGCAATACGGCTGGACGCGAACTCGATGTACACGCCAGTACCGGTTATGTGACGGATCGACTAAAATCGGTTTTCTATTTCAGTAATATTTATACCAAAAGCGGTTTTTTTGCCAATGCTCATGGGCTTGAACCACGAAAGGTAGACACAGAGCTGCACGACCGCTCTAGCAGAGATATTCTGATGCCTTTTCAGGAAGTTACGCATACCAAAATTAGCAATACGACTTCCTTTTCATCAGGTTCACACCGCTTCGAAGCGCAGTTGGGCTTTCAGAAAAACTTTCGTCGGGAATGGAGTCATTATGTCAATCATGGCTATATGCCGCCTCTCTATCCTACTGATATGTATGCTCCGAAAGATCTCGAAAGGCAGTACGATAAAGAAGTTTTTACTGCCGCTTTCAAAGATGAGTTTTCTTTCGGAAATCATCAATTCATAGCAGGAATCAATGCCGAACAGCAGCAAAATAGTATTAATGGCTGGAGTTTTCTGATTCCTGCTTTTAAACAATTCAATGCCGGAGGATTTGTTTATGATAAAATTCAGCTTAACGAATTATGGCTGCTTCATGCCGCTGTACGACTGGATTATGGCAAAATCAAAATGAAACAATACACCGACTGGTTTCCAAGCGAAGTCACTGAAAATGGCCAAACAACTTCTGAATATCTAAAACGTTCTGAAGACCTGACCCGTGTTTTTCAAAGTTTCAACTGGTCAGCAGGCGTTAATTATACTCCCGGACAATGGTCTTTAAAAGCCAATTTGGGGACGAGTTTCAGAATGCCTATTGCCAAAGAACTGGCTTCAAATGGGGTAAATTATCATTATTTCAGATTTGAAAAAGGCAATCCCAATTTAGCAGCCGAACGTTCGTATCAATTGGATCTTGGTATGGAATGGAAAAATACGAAGTGGTCTTTTCAACTGAGTCCGTTCTTTAATTATTTCCCCAATTACATCTACCTTAATCCAACTTCACAGCATGATATTTATTACGGAGCCGGCAATCAGGTTTTTGAATATGAGCAGAGTAAAGTGATGCGTTACGGTGGTGAATTACAGCTGCGTTATCAGTTTCTTGAAAATTTAAGCGGTGAAGTATTAGCAGAATATCTATATAGCGAACAAATGTCGGGAGCTAAAAAAGGATATACACTACCCTTTTCTCCTCCTCCATCTGTTTTGTTTGGAATGACATACAATCCGAAAATTAAAGGTTTAACAGAAAGCTATTTCTCCCTTGATTATCGCTTTACCGCCGAGCAGGATCAGATTGTTCCGCCCGAAAAGAAAACGGCAAGCAGCAACGTCTTTAACCTCGCTATGGGAACTAAACTAAAAACCGGATCGCAGGATTTTATCATTAGTCTGCAGGTTCAGAATCTGTTCAACACAAAGTACCTGAATCACACCAGTTTTTACCGATTAATAGAACTTCCTGAAGCCGGTAGGAACATCATACTCTCGCTTAAAATTCCATTTTTAATACACAAATAA
- a CDS encoding Crp/Fnr family transcriptional regulator: MPYNQLGAYIKSRIAVSDEDLSTILSYFKPLQRDKNDLLLSSGQTSQNSYFVDKGCLRIYYINEEGKDVTRYIAFENQFATALVSFITKMPSTEYIQVIEKSELLYISHEDFNHLMEIVPQWREFYCSYLERAYVNNTNRLMSFTTMGALERYTQLLKINPTIVKRLPNKIVASYINISQETLSRLKSKVLI; this comes from the coding sequence ATGCCCTACAATCAACTTGGTGCTTATATAAAAAGTCGTATTGCAGTTTCTGATGAAGATCTCAGTACCATTTTGTCTTACTTTAAACCTTTACAGCGGGACAAAAACGATCTGTTGCTTTCGTCGGGACAAACGAGTCAAAATAGTTATTTTGTAGATAAAGGCTGTTTGAGAATTTATTACATCAACGAAGAAGGAAAAGATGTCACGCGTTATATTGCATTCGAAAATCAATTCGCTACGGCTCTGGTGAGTTTTATTACCAAAATGCCTTCAACAGAATACATACAAGTCATCGAGAAATCGGAGTTGTTATATATTAGCCACGAAGATTTTAATCATTTGATGGAGATTGTCCCACAATGGAGGGAGTTTTATTGTTCGTATCTCGAAAGAGCCTATGTGAATAATACCAATAGACTGATGTCGTTTACAACTATGGGGGCTTTAGAAAGATACACCCAATTACTCAAAATCAATCCCACAATTGTAAAACGATTGCCTAATAAAATTGTAGCTTCGTACATCAATATTTCGCAGGAAACACTAAGCAGACTGAAATCTAAGGTTTTAATTTAG
- a CDS encoding LysR substrate-binding domain-containing protein: MTIQQLKYIVALDEERHFARAAEVCLVSQPGLTIQLKNLEEEIGIKIFDRNKVPLTPTVLGTEIINRAKKILREADEIRDFVVNEKNKLEGEVKVGIISTLSPYLIPLFIQAMKKATPKMQFIIKEANTGQLMNDVMTGALDVAIMATPTGNPHLIEHPVFKEPFVAYLNTVHPMATASHYELQPSDLAELLLLQNEYCYNAQLLDICDIKSTGKIKEQFRYDISSIETLKNLVRAELGFAIIPQLSMINEVETGLFKHFKDPKPVREISLVVSDTFSKKLLLEKMNEAIWNCLPESLQQNFAYRKIRWNDSPYFIKATTR; encoded by the coding sequence ATGACCATCCAACAATTAAAATATATTGTAGCATTAGACGAGGAGCGTCATTTTGCAAGAGCAGCAGAAGTCTGCCTGGTATCGCAACCCGGACTAACGATTCAGCTAAAAAACCTGGAAGAAGAAATTGGAATTAAAATTTTCGATCGAAACAAAGTCCCCTTGACCCCTACAGTTCTTGGAACCGAAATTATAAACCGAGCCAAAAAGATACTTCGCGAAGCCGATGAAATCAGAGATTTTGTGGTAAATGAGAAAAACAAACTCGAAGGAGAAGTTAAAGTTGGAATCATTTCGACTTTATCCCCTTATCTGATCCCTCTTTTTATTCAGGCCATGAAAAAAGCCACTCCAAAAATGCAATTCATCATAAAAGAAGCCAACACAGGGCAACTGATGAATGATGTTATGACAGGAGCTCTGGATGTAGCGATTATGGCAACTCCTACCGGAAATCCTCATTTAATTGAACATCCTGTTTTTAAAGAACCTTTTGTGGCTTATTTGAATACAGTGCACCCAATGGCCACGGCATCACACTATGAATTGCAGCCATCAGACCTGGCCGAATTGCTTTTGCTTCAAAACGAATATTGTTACAATGCCCAGCTTCTTGATATTTGTGATATCAAAAGTACAGGAAAAATTAAAGAGCAGTTCCGTTACGATATCAGCTCGATTGAAACGCTGAAAAATCTGGTACGGGCCGAATTAGGATTCGCTATAATCCCTCAGCTTTCGATGATTAATGAAGTAGAAACCGGACTTTTTAAGCATTTTAAAGATCCAAAACCTGTACGTGAAATCAGTCTGGTGGTCTCTGATACTTTTTCTAAGAAATTGCTGCTTGAAAAAATGAACGAAGCCATCTGGAATTGCTTACCGGAATCTTTGCAGCAAAACTTTGCTTACCGTAAAATAAGATGGAACGATTCTCCTTATTTTATTAAAGCTACCACAAGATAA
- a CDS encoding alpha/beta hydrolase, whose amino-acid sequence MKTINVKRQLNRIFISAALILTFLMSATSIAQTAAAKVKNVVLVHGAFADGSGWRNLYNVLSKKGYRVTIVQNPLSSLEDDVAATNVVLDNQDGPTILVGHSWGGAVITQAGNHPNVVGLVYVAAFQPDNGESALQWLQTAAPAPENGVLAPNDKGIVYYDEAKFHAGFCADISKEDTAFMYASQGAFYAKGFITPITKAAWKDKPAYAVIATQDKSIDPSIQRAMYKRSKTKVTEVKGSHCVFISQPEAVANVIIGAAKDLSAKK is encoded by the coding sequence ATGAAAACAATAAATGTAAAAAGACAATTGAATCGTATATTCATATCTGCCGCTTTAATTTTGACCTTCTTAATGTCTGCCACTTCAATTGCACAAACAGCAGCTGCAAAAGTTAAAAATGTAGTATTGGTTCACGGAGCATTTGCAGATGGTTCCGGATGGAGAAATTTATACAATGTACTTTCAAAAAAAGGATATAGAGTAACTATTGTTCAAAATCCGTTAAGCTCGCTTGAAGATGATGTAGCAGCAACCAATGTGGTATTGGACAATCAGGACGGTCCAACGATTTTGGTGGGACATTCCTGGGGAGGTGCCGTAATTACACAGGCCGGTAATCACCCTAATGTTGTGGGATTGGTCTATGTAGCCGCTTTCCAGCCAGATAACGGAGAATCGGCTTTGCAATGGTTACAAACGGCTGCTCCCGCTCCTGAAAATGGTGTTTTGGCTCCCAATGATAAAGGGATCGTTTATTATGATGAAGCTAAGTTTCATGCCGGTTTCTGTGCCGACATTAGTAAGGAAGATACCGCTTTTATGTACGCTTCACAAGGTGCTTTTTATGCCAAAGGTTTTATCACACCTATTACAAAAGCGGCCTGGAAAGATAAACCGGCTTATGCAGTAATTGCTACACAGGACAAAAGTATCGATCCTTCAATTCAGCGTGCCATGTACAAACGTTCCAAAACTAAAGTGACAGAAGTAAAAGGAAGTCACTGTGTTTTTATCTCACAGCCGGAAGCTGTGGCAAACGTAATTATTGGTGCAGCTAAAGATTTAAGCGCTAAGAAATAA
- a CDS encoding methyltransferase domain-containing protein, translating to MPWNPEIYNKFKNIRYQPFYDLASFIQPVKGMKVIDLGCGTGEQTAILSDKFEEAYFLGVDSSEEMLEQSKSLETDRLHFRKATTEETIKSGEKWDLIFSNAALQWSDNHKTLFSQLLEQLNSKGQFAVQMPVQPENKLNKILLELVQEEPFVSFLKGFKRESPVLSIDDYAQILFDGGLEDLQIQQKVYPIIANDHETLFSFISGSALIPYAERLEGEEKALFIETYKKRIAEGFPKLPAIYSFKRLLLYGRKT from the coding sequence ATGCCCTGGAATCCCGAAATCTACAATAAGTTCAAAAACATTCGTTATCAGCCATTTTATGATTTGGCGAGTTTTATTCAGCCAGTAAAAGGAATGAAGGTCATTGATCTGGGCTGTGGTACGGGAGAACAAACGGCAATTTTGTCTGATAAATTTGAAGAAGCGTACTTTCTGGGAGTAGATTCTTCGGAAGAAATGCTGGAACAATCGAAATCTTTAGAAACGGATCGTCTGCATTTCAGAAAAGCCACCACAGAAGAAACGATAAAATCAGGTGAAAAATGGGATCTGATTTTTAGTAATGCGGCTCTGCAATGGTCAGACAATCATAAAACGTTGTTTTCTCAGTTGTTGGAGCAGTTAAATTCCAAAGGACAATTCGCTGTACAAATGCCCGTACAACCGGAAAATAAACTCAATAAAATCCTTTTAGAGCTGGTACAGGAAGAGCCTTTTGTCTCTTTTTTAAAAGGATTCAAAAGAGAATCACCGGTTTTGAGTATCGACGATTATGCACAAATTCTGTTTGATGGCGGATTGGAGGATCTTCAGATTCAGCAAAAAGTATATCCCATTATCGCAAACGATCATGAAACCCTATTTAGTTTTATCTCAGGTTCGGCTTTGATTCCGTATGCAGAAAGGCTGGAAGGAGAGGAGAAAGCCCTTTTTATCGAAACCTACAAAAAAAGAATAGCGGAAGGTTTTCCCAAACTTCCCGCTATCTATTCTTTTAAAAGACTCTTACTTTATGGTCGTAAAACCTAA
- a CDS encoding helix-turn-helix domain-containing protein → MEFEAKYITPDIKLSCYSDRFFKSDIMFDQHMLVWFISGETKIVQADGVHIFKEGDIFLIPRNQLATIINYPKDGQPHKTVVMHLTTSLLKDFYTKLDIKPKTITHPKINRYNNHPLLKSCLSSLIPYFDLKELPENIASLKITEAISILRTIDPNVDDVLANFEEPGKIDLVRFMERNFMFNMPLDKIGYLTGRSLSTFNRDFRKYFNTSPQKWLTRKRLELAHYQLTHHQKKAIDVCYEVGFENLSHFSHAFKKQFGYTATALTHINNDPL, encoded by the coding sequence ATGGAGTTTGAAGCAAAATACATCACCCCGGATATTAAACTATCTTGTTATTCCGATCGCTTTTTTAAATCGGATATCATGTTCGATCAGCACATGCTGGTCTGGTTTATCTCGGGCGAAACTAAGATTGTACAGGCCGATGGTGTTCATATTTTTAAGGAAGGAGATATTTTTCTCATTCCAAGAAACCAACTGGCTACTATTATCAACTATCCCAAAGATGGTCAGCCACATAAAACTGTGGTAATGCACTTAACTACATCCCTACTTAAAGATTTTTATACAAAACTTGATATTAAACCCAAAACCATAACACATCCTAAAATAAACCGTTATAACAATCATCCCTTATTAAAAAGCTGTCTCTCATCCTTAATTCCGTATTTTGACTTGAAAGAACTGCCTGAAAACATTGCTTCCCTTAAAATAACCGAAGCGATTAGTATTCTCAGAACAATTGACCCAAATGTTGATGATGTTCTGGCCAACTTTGAAGAACCGGGAAAAATTGATTTGGTCCGTTTTATGGAACGCAACTTTATGTTTAATATGCCTCTTGATAAAATTGGTTACCTCACCGGAAGAAGTCTTTCTACTTTCAACAGAGACTTCCGAAAATATTTTAACACCAGTCCGCAAAAATGGCTAACGCGCAAACGACTGGAACTGGCACACTATCAGTTAACGCATCATCAAAAAAAAGCGATCGATGTTTGTTACGAAGTTGGTTTTGAAAACCTTTCCCATTTTTCCCATGCTTTCAAAAAACAGTTTGGTTATACTGCCACAGCATTAACCCATATTAATAATGACCCGTTATAA
- a CDS encoding OsmC family protein, with protein sequence MKFTRNANANWKGTGMEGKGTITTQSTTLNNAQLSFKTRFAEGVGTNPEELVAAAHAGCFTMQLSFLLSETGFVPEDLNTTAKVTFEDGTITLITLELSGSVPGITTEDFEKTAQKAKEICPISKLLNTEIALNVSLLS encoded by the coding sequence ATGAAATTTACAAGAAACGCAAATGCAAATTGGAAAGGTACAGGAATGGAAGGAAAAGGAACCATTACAACACAAAGTACTACTTTAAACAATGCTCAACTCTCTTTTAAAACCCGTTTTGCTGAAGGAGTAGGGACTAACCCTGAAGAATTGGTAGCGGCCGCACATGCAGGATGTTTTACTATGCAATTGAGCTTTTTATTATCAGAGACCGGTTTTGTTCCCGAAGATCTTAATACTACAGCCAAAGTAACTTTTGAAGACGGGACAATTACTTTAATTACACTTGAACTTTCGGGATCAGTTCCGGGGATTACTACAGAAGATTTTGAGAAAACAGCGCAAAAAGCAAAAGAGATTTGTCCTATTTCAAAATTACTTAACACAGAGATCGCTTTAAATGTGTCTTTATTGTCTTAA
- the ribB gene encoding 3,4-dihydroxy-2-butanone-4-phosphate synthase: MISTLSYPLEKFGLTSIERVENALRQLRNGKGILLTDDENRENEGDLIFSAQHINIQDMAMMIRECSGIVCLCLTNEKADQLELPYMVKENTSSFQTPFTITIEAKEGVTTGVSAADRITTIKTAIALNSKPTDLAKPGHIFPLRAKNNGVLERNGHTEGSVDLMKLAGLQPEAILCELMNEDGSMAKLDKIISFAIQHDLVVLSIEDIIYYRKYVKDYV, encoded by the coding sequence ATGATCAGCACATTATCCTATCCATTAGAAAAATTTGGTTTAACCAGTATCGAACGTGTCGAAAATGCTTTACGACAACTGCGAAACGGAAAAGGAATTCTATTAACTGACGACGAAAATCGCGAAAACGAAGGTGATTTAATTTTTTCAGCACAGCACATTAACATACAAGACATGGCCATGATGATACGCGAATGCAGCGGAATTGTCTGCCTTTGTCTGACCAATGAAAAAGCCGATCAGTTGGAATTGCCTTATATGGTAAAAGAAAACACCAGCAGTTTCCAGACGCCTTTTACCATTACAATCGAAGCAAAAGAGGGTGTAACTACGGGGGTATCGGCAGCAGATCGAATTACCACCATTAAAACTGCAATTGCATTAAATTCTAAACCGACTGATCTTGCAAAACCCGGGCATATCTTTCCCTTACGTGCTAAAAACAACGGCGTGCTTGAACGAAACGGACATACCGAAGGCAGTGTAGATTTAATGAAATTAGCAGGCCTGCAACCGGAAGCTATTCTGTGCGAACTAATGAACGAAGATGGAAGCATGGCTAAACTGGACAAAATCATTAGCTTTGCAATACAACACGATTTGGTAGTACTCTCAATAGAAGATATTATTTACTACCGAAAATATGTAAAGGACTATGTTTGA